In a genomic window of Brucella anthropi ATCC 49188:
- a CDS encoding M24 family metallopeptidase, which yields MTYMDRNRVQDLLTAEGLDALVLFQPENFRYATGIAAGVATMWGRAGSAIALVPADASARPGAIVSDQALTAARATADEIDFRSHRIWIDAVTVRDAHSIEDLNAAYRNSGNIGPRPETFDQKAAFQLLADMIAERGLAQASLGVDLEFMPVADFVLLKEILPFAQWRDASSIVRRLRLIKSPREIGYLRNAARYAESGLQNMATAARSGSTAAELSDAWLTGATNAAKANGQSLSGHWAYISVGPNLQNPAAQLAQGDLIKADVGTLVNGYSSDGARTFVYGKPAPLAEQIYKALQETFQAGTALLKPGNTFGQVHEAMLSTMRRHGFSEYYRGHFGHSVGSALGIEEWPFISHGNDMAIEPNMVLAVEAPFYANGLGALMIEEQFLITADGAETMNVLSQELVSIG from the coding sequence ATGACTTATATGGATCGGAACCGCGTACAGGATCTGCTCACTGCAGAAGGACTGGATGCACTGGTGCTTTTTCAGCCGGAAAACTTTCGTTATGCCACCGGAATTGCTGCGGGCGTGGCGACAATGTGGGGGCGCGCCGGTTCGGCCATAGCGCTGGTTCCAGCGGATGCCTCGGCACGTCCTGGCGCTATTGTCAGCGATCAGGCGCTGACAGCAGCACGCGCAACGGCTGATGAGATCGACTTCCGCTCGCATCGAATCTGGATTGACGCCGTCACGGTTCGAGACGCCCACTCGATAGAAGACCTCAACGCTGCCTATCGCAACAGTGGTAATATCGGTCCCCGCCCGGAAACCTTCGACCAGAAAGCAGCCTTTCAACTGCTTGCAGATATGATTGCCGAACGTGGTCTCGCTCAAGCCAGCCTCGGCGTCGACCTTGAATTCATGCCTGTGGCTGATTTTGTGTTGTTGAAAGAAATTCTGCCTTTTGCCCAATGGCGCGATGCTTCCAGCATCGTAAGGCGGTTGCGCCTGATAAAGAGCCCCCGCGAGATTGGATATCTACGCAATGCCGCCCGTTATGCGGAAAGCGGGTTGCAGAATATGGCGACTGCAGCGCGGTCGGGCTCCACAGCCGCCGAGCTTTCCGATGCCTGGCTGACCGGAGCGACCAATGCTGCCAAAGCAAACGGCCAGAGCCTGTCCGGCCATTGGGCCTATATTTCGGTCGGGCCGAACCTTCAAAACCCTGCCGCACAACTGGCGCAAGGCGACCTCATCAAGGCCGATGTCGGCACGCTTGTGAATGGTTATTCTTCGGATGGCGCGCGCACCTTCGTCTATGGCAAGCCTGCTCCTCTTGCAGAGCAGATTTACAAAGCGCTCCAGGAGACCTTTCAAGCCGGAACAGCTCTGCTGAAACCCGGCAACACATTCGGTCAGGTTCACGAAGCGATGCTCTCCACCATGCGTCGTCATGGCTTTAGCGAATATTATCGTGGGCATTTCGGGCACTCGGTCGGCTCGGCGCTCGGGATCGAGGAATGGCCTTTCATCTCGCATGGCAACGACATGGCCATCGAACCGAACATGGTGCTGGCCGTGGAGGCGCCGTTTTACGCAAACGGACTAGGAGCCCTCATGATCGAAGAACAGTTCCTCATCACCGCCGATGGCGCTGAAACCATGAACGTTCTTTCACAAGAGCTTGTCTCGATAGGCTGA
- a CDS encoding ABC transporter substrate-binding protein: protein MGGFNIRDRKSGLAYWSLSAALAVTLGIGSFSQALAQESDPDATINIGSLYEPQNLDNTAGAGQGINEAFNGNVYEALFRLADDGKVEPVLSKDYSVSDDGLTYTFKLQPGVTFHSGAPLTSKDVKFSIERVAAPESKSSRKSSLKTISAVETPDDETVIVKLSSRSISLPYNLSYVWVVNDEAKDLQSKEDGTGPYELEDWRRGSSLSMKRFDKYWGAKPKNGEVVFQYFTDASALNNALLTGSVDIITSVQSPDSLAQFKDNPDFTVSEGQSTTKLLLAYNDRIAPFDNVKVRKALARAIDDQKLLKAVWGDYGTLIGSFVPPTDPWYVDLTKVDAYDPESAKELLKEAGYPDGFTFTIDTPNYDPHPIAAQFIQSELAKVGVTVKINVITANEWYTKVYKAHDFQATLQEHVNHRDIVFYGNPDFYWGYNNPKVVELIKEAEASATTDEQTAKLTEANKIIAEDAASNWFYLYPQIVVSKKSVSGYPINGLNSQFSAYDIVKAE, encoded by the coding sequence ATGGGCGGCTTCAACATTCGTGATCGCAAATCTGGATTGGCTTACTGGAGCTTGAGCGCGGCATTGGCCGTGACGCTCGGTATCGGATCGTTCAGCCAGGCGTTGGCGCAGGAAAGCGACCCGGACGCGACAATCAATATCGGCTCGCTCTACGAGCCGCAAAACCTCGACAATACCGCCGGTGCAGGGCAGGGCATCAACGAAGCCTTCAACGGCAATGTCTATGAGGCCCTGTTCCGGCTTGCCGACGACGGCAAGGTCGAGCCGGTCCTGTCGAAGGATTACAGCGTCAGCGACGACGGGCTGACCTATACGTTCAAGCTGCAGCCGGGCGTGACTTTTCACTCTGGAGCGCCGTTGACTTCCAAGGACGTCAAATTCTCCATCGAGCGCGTTGCCGCGCCGGAATCGAAGAGCTCACGCAAAAGCAGCCTCAAGACTATTTCGGCCGTTGAGACTCCGGATGATGAAACCGTTATCGTCAAGCTGTCTTCGCGCTCAATCTCGCTGCCGTACAATCTAAGCTATGTATGGGTGGTGAACGACGAAGCGAAGGATCTGCAGTCGAAGGAAGACGGAACCGGACCTTACGAGCTGGAAGACTGGCGTCGTGGGTCGTCTCTGTCGATGAAGCGCTTCGATAAATATTGGGGCGCCAAGCCGAAAAACGGCGAGGTGGTCTTCCAGTATTTCACCGATGCAAGCGCGCTGAACAATGCTTTGCTGACCGGTTCGGTTGATATCATCACGTCGGTTCAAAGCCCGGATTCGCTAGCCCAGTTCAAGGACAATCCCGATTTCACCGTCAGCGAAGGGCAGTCGACCACCAAGCTGCTGCTGGCCTATAACGACCGTATTGCGCCATTCGACAATGTCAAAGTGCGCAAGGCGCTCGCCCGTGCAATCGACGACCAGAAGCTTTTGAAGGCTGTGTGGGGCGATTATGGCACGCTGATCGGCTCATTCGTACCGCCGACCGATCCGTGGTATGTCGATCTCACCAAGGTCGACGCCTATGATCCTGAAAGTGCCAAGGAACTTCTCAAGGAAGCTGGTTACCCGGATGGCTTCACCTTCACTATCGATACGCCGAACTATGATCCACACCCGATTGCCGCGCAGTTCATCCAGAGCGAGCTGGCCAAGGTCGGCGTAACCGTCAAGATCAACGTCATCACTGCCAATGAGTGGTACACGAAGGTCTATAAGGCACACGATTTCCAGGCCACCTTGCAGGAGCATGTGAACCATCGCGATATCGTGTTCTATGGCAATCCCGATTTCTATTGGGGTTATAACAATCCGAAGGTTGTCGAGCTCATCAAGGAAGCGGAAGCAAGTGCTACGACGGATGAACAGACGGCCAAGCTGACTGAGGCGAACAAGATCATTGCCGAAGATGCGGCCAGCAACTGGTTCTACCTCTATCCGCAGATCGTTGTTTCGAAAAAATCAGTGAGCGGCTACCCGATCAACGGCCTGAACTCCCAGTTTTCTGCCTATGACATTGTGAAAGCGGAATAA
- a CDS encoding GH1 family beta-glucosidase, protein MMPTNIVKARQDLQQRASGLVFPKDFAFGAATSAYQIEGAPYEDGKSESIWDRFCKKPGAIIDQSSGDVACDHYHRWREDIAVLKAMDLKAYRFSLAWTRILPGGYGAVNSKGIGFYDRLIDDLLEAGIEPYATLYHWDLPQVLQDKGGWYVRETADALAEYASVAVRSFGDRVKKWTTLNEPWTFCWSGHASAEDAPGLADGVKGGVTSSHHALLGHGKAVQAIRAERADVSVGIVFDLNVAEPASDDPRDVAAAKRFDGAQNRWFLDAVFKGAYPQDMLELYGDLLPPIHPEDNKTIAEPLDYLGVNIYRRSVIAAGDELPPLNYRRVQPEGTYSAVGYEVWPRCIYDILHYVNDGYAPKEIYISESGVATRPEDVGPDGNVWDDLRAKYYVDHLEQVAKAIDEGVPVRGYFAWTLTDNFEWAFGYTTPFGITHIDFKTQERRVKYSGEVYALIARQDGNIETRSAAIG, encoded by the coding sequence ATGATGCCAACAAACATCGTTAAAGCCCGCCAAGACCTGCAGCAGCGCGCCTCCGGACTGGTCTTTCCGAAGGACTTTGCTTTTGGTGCCGCGACCTCGGCCTATCAGATCGAAGGCGCCCCTTATGAAGACGGCAAGAGCGAGAGCATCTGGGACCGTTTCTGTAAAAAGCCGGGCGCCATCATCGACCAGTCCAGCGGTGACGTTGCTTGCGATCACTACCATCGCTGGCGCGAGGACATTGCGGTGCTGAAAGCGATGGACCTCAAAGCCTATCGCTTCTCCCTCGCCTGGACCCGGATTCTGCCGGGGGGGTACGGTGCGGTCAATTCCAAGGGAATAGGCTTTTACGACCGTCTCATAGACGATCTGCTGGAGGCGGGCATCGAACCCTATGCGACGCTTTATCATTGGGATCTGCCGCAGGTCTTGCAGGACAAGGGCGGCTGGTATGTTCGGGAGACTGCGGATGCGCTGGCCGAATATGCCTCGGTTGCCGTTCGCAGTTTCGGTGATCGCGTCAAGAAGTGGACGACGCTCAATGAACCATGGACCTTCTGTTGGTCAGGCCATGCCAGCGCCGAAGATGCGCCGGGCTTGGCTGATGGCGTAAAAGGCGGGGTCACGTCAAGCCATCATGCACTGCTTGGCCACGGCAAGGCTGTTCAGGCCATTCGTGCAGAACGCGCGGATGTCTCCGTGGGCATTGTGTTCGATCTCAACGTGGCGGAACCGGCCAGCGACGATCCGCGCGACGTTGCGGCAGCGAAACGTTTCGATGGTGCACAGAACCGCTGGTTTCTTGATGCCGTTTTCAAGGGTGCCTATCCGCAGGACATGCTGGAGCTTTACGGCGATCTCCTGCCGCCCATCCATCCGGAAGACAACAAGACGATTGCGGAGCCGCTCGATTATCTGGGCGTTAACATCTATCGCCGGTCTGTGATCGCGGCAGGTGACGAACTGCCACCGCTCAACTATCGTCGCGTACAGCCGGAAGGCACCTATTCCGCAGTTGGTTATGAAGTCTGGCCGCGCTGCATCTATGACATTCTTCATTATGTAAATGACGGTTATGCGCCAAAGGAAATCTATATTTCCGAAAGCGGCGTGGCAACGCGGCCGGAAGATGTGGGGCCGGATGGAAACGTCTGGGACGATCTGCGAGCGAAATATTATGTCGATCATCTGGAGCAGGTGGCCAAAGCCATTGATGAGGGCGTGCCGGTGAGGGGTTACTTCGCTTGGACACTGACAGACAATTTTGAGTGGGCCTTTGGTTACACGACACCGTTCGGCATTACCCATATTGATTTCAAAACCCAGGAGCGTCGCGTCAAATATTCTGGCGAGGTTTATGCCCTCATTGCAAGGCAGGACGGAAATATTGAAACGAGGAGCGCGGCGATTGGCTGA
- a CDS encoding autotransporter family protein produces the protein MSKLYTLFLNSASYLALAISVVSPLTVAPLIGGVSIAYADDLPGSAGGTGDTLDSSSLPDSYSAAGGKGNGYGGGGGGLDAINRFGGAASVDGVGGDGATSIMSGVITAGGKGGDVGATTVGSDPVNLQGGKGGDGVKNRGSGGGGGGAGLFLKNNDSYSLLSGSTVTGGAGGLGGVGAYQKAAGGGGGGGAGVVLRGAALRISTGATVSGGAGGAGGSSPAAYKAGGGGGGDGVVVQSSSLINGGSITGGAGGNASNDSSDVNPGAHGGAGGSGVYVAGGNFINRGQVTGGHGGLGYQHGVKGASGSGVRIDSDAHVVNEGVISAGGADANAIDILGSNNTFEIHDGSSITGNVVVAGGTQGNTFVLGGSDDGSFDVSLIGTQYQGFQSNRKDGSGTWTLTGTGNFTQGFTIADGVLSVSSDASLGAAAAGLTLDGGTLQVTGTSFTSTTRSLNLGEHGGGLDIADAGNTFTVSQALSGNGYLRKQGDGTLVLSGNNSFTGGLTIEKGTVQAGTADHAFGSGLLTVNEGAKVDLANFNTTTGGLAGAGDVAMGSGNLNLDQSFDTLFSGVVDGSGALTKTGSGTLTLAGVNSYTGQTVVSGGTLKQGAQGAFNASSSGYEVASNGTLDLGGYSTSLASLGNTGNVNFGGTGGTVLNVAGNYTGNGGMMTVNTVLGGDDSKTDMLKVDGDTSGSTKLYVNNAGGSGAQTVNGIKVVDVSGSSNGSFSLANSYKTKDGQQAVVGGAYAYTLQQGSKRTPTDGDWYLVSHVDGPNSGSNPRPRYSAGVPVYEGYVQNMLALNKLPTLQQRVGSRYWTGENGNGSDNGATVNEYGVWARVEGGHNRLEPDTSTSQMKQDINTVIMQAGVDGQFYEGENGKLIGGITGQYGHARGDVSSFHGDGDISTDAWSLGATATWYGNNGFYVDGQGQVTWFDNDLNSWTANTGLADGRKATGYALSIEAGQRIPMQGSWALTPQAQLMWSSIDADEFSDTWGSRVSLHDGDSLLGRLGLAADYRSDWKGNDGLMVNTSVYGIANVYQAFLGGTTVNVSGIDFETDNDRTWAGIGAGGTYAWADNKYAVYGEGSINTSLNHFANSYAVKGSVGFKVKW, from the coding sequence ATGAGCAAATTATATACTTTATTCTTAAATAGCGCATCATATTTGGCTCTGGCCATTTCCGTTGTGTCTCCACTAACGGTTGCGCCTCTCATTGGCGGCGTCAGTATCGCTTACGCTGACGATTTGCCGGGGAGTGCCGGAGGAACGGGAGATACCTTGGATTCGTCGAGTCTGCCGGATTCATATTCGGCCGCAGGCGGCAAGGGGAATGGCTATGGCGGCGGCGGTGGTGGCCTTGATGCAATTAACAGGTTCGGTGGAGCAGCTTCTGTTGACGGGGTAGGTGGGGACGGTGCTACCTCTATTATGAGTGGTGTGATTACCGCCGGAGGTAAGGGCGGCGACGTTGGGGCGACAACCGTAGGTTCGGATCCGGTCAATCTCCAAGGCGGAAAAGGCGGTGACGGTGTAAAGAATAGAGGATCCGGCGGCGGCGGCGGCGGAGCAGGGTTGTTTCTCAAAAACAATGATTCCTATTCACTGTTGAGTGGTTCAACCGTAACCGGCGGTGCCGGCGGGCTTGGCGGCGTGGGTGCTTATCAGAAAGCTGCAGGCGGCGGCGGTGGTGGTGGTGCCGGCGTTGTCTTGCGCGGGGCAGCACTTAGAATATCCACTGGAGCTACAGTATCCGGCGGTGCCGGTGGCGCGGGTGGTTCCTCGCCGGCAGCCTACAAGGCTGGCGGCGGCGGTGGCGGCGACGGCGTGGTTGTGCAATCCAGTTCTCTTATAAACGGAGGTTCCATAACTGGTGGCGCTGGAGGGAACGCCTCGAATGATTCCTCTGACGTTAACCCTGGAGCTCACGGGGGAGCGGGCGGTAGCGGCGTATATGTAGCAGGCGGAAACTTCATCAATCGGGGACAAGTCACCGGTGGCCACGGTGGGTTGGGTTATCAGCATGGTGTAAAGGGTGCTTCCGGTTCTGGTGTTCGCATCGATTCTGATGCGCATGTCGTCAACGAAGGTGTTATTTCTGCAGGCGGGGCCGATGCCAACGCGATCGATATTCTCGGCAGCAATAACACATTTGAGATTCATGATGGCTCGTCCATCACAGGAAACGTTGTGGTGGCAGGTGGCACACAGGGAAATACCTTTGTGCTTGGCGGTTCAGATGACGGCAGTTTCGACGTATCTTTGATTGGTACGCAGTATCAAGGATTTCAATCCAATCGCAAAGACGGTTCCGGTACCTGGACACTGACCGGAACAGGCAATTTTACTCAAGGTTTTACCATTGCCGATGGTGTGCTTTCCGTTTCTTCGGATGCGAGCCTTGGTGCGGCTGCTGCCGGTCTGACGCTTGACGGCGGCACGCTGCAGGTGACGGGTACGAGCTTCACCTCCACCACCCGGTCGCTGAATTTGGGTGAGCATGGCGGCGGGCTTGATATCGCGGATGCTGGTAACACCTTCACTGTTTCACAGGCATTGTCGGGCAATGGGTATCTTCGCAAGCAAGGCGATGGCACTTTGGTATTGTCCGGCAATAACAGCTTTACCGGTGGCCTGACTATTGAGAAAGGGACAGTTCAAGCTGGAACTGCCGATCATGCTTTCGGTTCAGGTCTGTTGACCGTCAATGAAGGTGCGAAGGTCGATCTCGCGAATTTCAATACGACGACAGGTGGTCTTGCCGGTGCGGGCGATGTCGCCATGGGCAGCGGCAATCTCAACCTTGACCAGAGTTTCGATACGCTGTTCTCCGGTGTGGTCGATGGCTCCGGCGCTTTGACCAAGACTGGTTCCGGCACACTTACATTGGCTGGCGTCAATAGTTACACAGGCCAGACGGTGGTTTCCGGCGGCACTTTGAAACAGGGCGCACAAGGCGCTTTCAACGCATCATCTTCGGGCTATGAAGTTGCCAGCAACGGCACACTTGATCTTGGTGGCTACTCCACTTCGCTTGCCAGCCTTGGCAACACCGGGAACGTCAATTTCGGCGGCACAGGCGGAACCGTGCTCAACGTTGCGGGCAATTACACGGGCAATGGCGGCATGATGACCGTCAATACGGTTCTGGGTGGCGATGATTCCAAAACCGACATGCTGAAGGTCGATGGTGATACATCGGGGTCGACAAAGCTATATGTGAACAATGCAGGTGGTTCCGGCGCACAGACTGTCAACGGCATCAAGGTTGTCGATGTGTCAGGCTCATCGAATGGCTCGTTCTCGCTGGCAAACAGCTACAAGACCAAGGATGGCCAGCAGGCAGTTGTCGGCGGCGCCTATGCCTACACATTGCAGCAGGGCAGCAAGAGGACGCCGACTGACGGTGACTGGTATCTCGTCAGCCATGTCGATGGACCCAATTCCGGCTCCAACCCGAGACCCCGTTACAGCGCTGGTGTTCCTGTTTACGAGGGCTATGTTCAAAACATGCTGGCTCTCAACAAATTGCCCACCCTCCAGCAGCGTGTCGGCAGTCGTTACTGGACTGGTGAGAACGGCAATGGTTCAGACAACGGCGCAACGGTGAATGAGTATGGTGTCTGGGCACGCGTCGAAGGCGGGCATAATCGTCTTGAGCCAGACACGTCAACGTCGCAGATGAAGCAGGACATCAATACTGTCATCATGCAGGCCGGTGTCGATGGCCAGTTCTATGAGGGCGAGAATGGCAAGCTGATTGGCGGCATCACCGGACAATACGGCCATGCCCGCGGCGATGTCTCTTCCTTCCATGGCGATGGTGATATCAGCACGGATGCATGGAGCCTTGGAGCGACCGCGACCTGGTACGGCAATAACGGCTTCTATGTTGACGGTCAGGGTCAGGTGACGTGGTTCGACAACGACCTCAACTCCTGGACCGCCAATACCGGCCTTGCCGATGGACGCAAGGCGACAGGCTATGCACTGAGCATCGAAGCCGGGCAGCGTATCCCGATGCAGGGCAGCTGGGCACTCACGCCACAAGCACAGCTGATGTGGTCATCCATTGATGCAGATGAATTCAGTGATACATGGGGCAGTCGCGTCAGTTTGCATGATGGTGACAGTCTTTTGGGACGCCTGGGCCTCGCAGCGGATTATCGCTCGGACTGGAAAGGCAATGACGGACTGATGGTCAATACCAGCGTCTATGGCATTGCCAATGTCTATCAGGCATTCCTTGGCGGGACGACGGTCAACGTGTCCGGCATCGACTTCGAAACCGACAATGACCGGACCTGGGCTGGGATCGGCGCTGGCGGCACCTATGCCTGGGCAGACAACAAATATGCTGTCTACGGCGAAGGCTCTATCAACACTTCCCTCAATCACTTCGCCAACAGCTATGCCGTCAAGGGGAGTGTTGGCTTCAAGGTGAAGTGGTAG
- a CDS encoding ABC transporter permease: MTEPADMTPAVGDEKPAYRLPWPLIVGGLLLGLHLAVALLSLVWTPYGAGEMVGGRLEAPSWLHWAGTDRLGRDLMTQIMIGSRIALIVGCGAIALSAVIGVTLGVLAAFATQTLDDVLAATLDILIAFPTLLLAMLIVASSDGASLTTAIMAIGIAGSAIVARLTRILAKRVLAMDYITASRISGTSRLGLVRIHVLPNIWPTLIVNFALQFGLAVIAEASLSYLGLGAPPPNSSWGRLLQEAQASVYTAPFGAIAPGLALVSLVIGLNLFADGLRDVADPTRRRQR; the protein is encoded by the coding sequence ATGACGGAGCCTGCTGATATGACGCCTGCCGTCGGGGATGAAAAGCCGGCTTACCGACTGCCATGGCCCCTTATTGTGGGTGGATTGCTGCTGGGGTTGCATCTGGCCGTCGCTCTTCTCTCGCTGGTCTGGACACCTTACGGTGCTGGCGAAATGGTCGGTGGACGACTGGAGGCTCCGTCCTGGCTGCATTGGGCCGGTACGGATCGTCTGGGACGCGATTTGATGACACAAATCATGATCGGTTCGCGCATTGCGCTTATCGTCGGCTGTGGAGCCATCGCACTCAGCGCAGTGATTGGCGTCACGCTGGGTGTGCTTGCGGCGTTTGCAACGCAGACGCTTGATGACGTGCTGGCGGCAACGCTCGATATTCTCATCGCCTTCCCAACCCTGTTGCTGGCCATGTTGATCGTGGCTTCCAGCGACGGTGCAAGCCTGACGACCGCCATCATGGCCATCGGTATCGCCGGATCGGCCATCGTGGCACGTCTGACCCGCATCCTCGCAAAGCGGGTTCTGGCGATGGATTACATTACGGCATCGCGCATTTCCGGCACATCACGGCTCGGGTTGGTCCGCATCCATGTGCTGCCGAACATCTGGCCGACGCTGATCGTCAATTTTGCGCTTCAGTTCGGTCTGGCGGTGATCGCGGAAGCATCGCTTTCCTATCTTGGTCTTGGCGCTCCACCGCCCAATTCATCCTGGGGACGGCTTCTGCAGGAGGCGCAGGCGTCGGTTTATACGGCGCCGTTCGGTGCCATAGCACCCGGTCTGGCGCTTGTCTCATTGGTGATCGGGCTCAATCTGTTTGCCGACGGGCTGCGTGACGTGGCCGACCCAACACGGAGGAGACAACGTTGA
- a CDS encoding SDR family oxidoreductase, whose amino-acid sequence MADNGHRTVLITGATRGLGRELAWQYAKDGWRVIACGRRPPETPCAPGIEFQMLDTADPVSVAALGDRLTMRSLDLVINNAAVRSRIAGLAPLDPDDFMAVVRTNMLGPVLVARALRNCLVRGTEPMIANISSRAGSISEGLLDDDDDDYAYRCSKAGLNMATAQLALDLRAEGIKVIALHPGWVKTEMGGEGAVVNAENSACGLKTVIAGAPKTGAFLSYNGDKISW is encoded by the coding sequence TTGGCTGACAACGGGCACAGGACCGTCCTCATTACTGGAGCCACACGCGGCCTTGGCCGCGAACTGGCATGGCAATATGCCAAGGATGGCTGGCGTGTGATCGCCTGCGGTCGTCGGCCGCCTGAAACGCCATGCGCCCCCGGTATCGAGTTTCAGATGCTCGATACGGCTGACCCGGTTTCGGTGGCAGCGCTTGGTGATCGTCTGACCATGCGTTCTCTAGACCTTGTCATCAACAATGCGGCTGTTCGCAGTCGCATTGCTGGCCTTGCGCCGCTCGATCCGGATGATTTCATGGCAGTCGTCAGGACAAATATGCTCGGCCCTGTTCTGGTAGCGCGCGCATTGCGGAACTGCCTGGTGCGTGGCACGGAACCGATGATTGCCAATATCAGCAGCCGGGCCGGCTCGATCTCAGAGGGTCTGCTGGACGATGACGATGACGATTATGCCTATCGGTGCTCCAAAGCCGGATTGAACATGGCGACCGCCCAACTGGCCTTGGATCTTCGGGCTGAAGGCATAAAGGTGATTGCACTTCACCCCGGCTGGGTAAAGACGGAAATGGGCGGTGAAGGAGCAGTCGTGAATGCGGAGAACAGCGCGTGTGGATTGAAAACGGTAATCGCCGGTGCTCCCAAAACCGGGGCCTTCCTGTCCTATAATGGCGACAAAATCAGTTGGTAA
- a CDS encoding ATP-binding cassette domain-containing protein, giving the protein MSILLNVENLQIETAGRSLVSGVSLSVGQSERVGLIGESGSGKSLTALAIMGLLPDGMRASGSITLDGHQVIGARDRELVPLRGQSIAAVFQEPMTALDPLMRIGKQVGLVVRRRALRDGRRIGQADVNAEVHSLLERVSLPDPERIARSWPHEISGGQRQRAAIAMALACRPKLLIADEPTTALDVTTQAEILKLLEQLVRDEGMGLLFISHDLPVVAAVTERALVLRYGKLIEEGPVATLFTDPQQPYTQGLVAAARAFDAALEVAR; this is encoded by the coding sequence TTGAGCATTTTGCTGAATGTGGAGAACCTCCAGATAGAAACGGCTGGCAGGTCTCTGGTTTCCGGCGTCTCGCTGTCGGTTGGACAGAGTGAACGGGTCGGTCTGATCGGTGAATCCGGTTCGGGCAAGTCGTTGACGGCTCTTGCCATCATGGGACTGTTGCCGGACGGCATGCGGGCAAGCGGATCGATCACGCTCGACGGCCACCAAGTGATAGGGGCGCGAGACCGTGAGCTGGTGCCATTGCGCGGGCAGAGCATTGCAGCGGTTTTTCAGGAACCGATGACGGCGCTCGACCCGCTGATGCGGATTGGCAAACAAGTCGGTTTGGTCGTCCGTCGCCGCGCGCTTCGGGATGGTCGCAGAATTGGGCAAGCTGACGTGAATGCCGAGGTTCACTCGCTTCTGGAGCGTGTATCCCTGCCGGACCCGGAACGCATTGCCCGTTCCTGGCCACACGAAATATCGGGCGGTCAACGCCAGCGTGCGGCTATCGCAATGGCTCTCGCCTGTCGCCCCAAGCTTCTGATCGCGGACGAGCCGACGACGGCGCTCGATGTCACCACGCAGGCCGAGATTTTGAAGCTGCTGGAGCAATTGGTGCGGGACGAGGGAATGGGGCTTCTGTTCATCAGTCACGATTTGCCGGTGGTTGCGGCCGTTACGGAACGCGCGCTGGTCCTGCGATACGGAAAACTTATAGAAGAAGGGCCGGTTGCGACGCTTTTCACCGATCCGCAGCAGCCCTATACGCAGGGGCTCGTGGCCGCTGCACGGGCGTTCGATGCCGCTCTGGAGGTTGCGCGATGA
- a CDS encoding ABC transporter permease — protein sequence MVLSVFIASIVLFLLLRLLPGDPANALVSVGADAAQIEAARKQVGSDLPLYEQFLRFIGSLLRFDLGNSFVSGAPVLAEIGKRLIVTVPLTLMAFVVAIMIAVPLGILSVVRQNRWYGTVISVISQLGIAVPVFWIGILLVWFFAVKLRLFPSGGFPSRGWQSAPAAFQSLVLPVTTIAIVMSASLIRYVRSATQDVLGSDYLRTARALGATFSQALVRHGIRNGAVPVISILGIELASTLLGAVVVERVFSLPGLGSMLLLGIEQRDYPNVQGVLFVSTLLVLLVGFAADLLQRLIDPRLRQRSAGDRA from the coding sequence TTGGTTCTGTCGGTTTTCATCGCATCGATCGTGTTGTTTCTGCTGTTGCGCCTTCTGCCGGGCGATCCCGCAAATGCGCTTGTTTCTGTCGGCGCGGATGCGGCGCAGATCGAGGCAGCGCGCAAGCAGGTCGGTTCGGACCTGCCTCTCTACGAGCAGTTTCTGCGTTTTATCGGTAGCCTCCTGCGCTTTGATCTTGGTAATTCCTTTGTGAGTGGAGCACCGGTTCTTGCCGAAATCGGCAAGCGGCTGATTGTGACCGTGCCTTTGACGCTGATGGCATTCGTCGTTGCGATCATGATCGCGGTGCCACTCGGCATTCTGTCGGTTGTGCGCCAGAACCGCTGGTATGGAACGGTGATATCCGTCATCTCCCAGCTCGGCATCGCCGTGCCTGTGTTCTGGATAGGCATTCTGCTGGTCTGGTTTTTTGCAGTTAAGCTGCGGTTGTTTCCTTCGGGTGGTTTCCCATCACGAGGATGGCAGTCGGCACCAGCTGCTTTTCAATCGCTGGTATTGCCAGTCACAACCATTGCCATCGTCATGTCGGCATCGTTGATCCGTTATGTCCGTTCGGCCACGCAGGACGTGCTTGGCAGCGACTATCTTCGTACCGCACGGGCGCTTGGCGCGACATTCTCGCAGGCTCTTGTCCGTCACGGTATTCGCAACGGCGCGGTGCCGGTGATCTCGATCCTCGGTATCGAGCTTGCCTCGACTTTGCTTGGTGCTGTGGTGGTCGAACGTGTGTTCTCGTTGCCGGGTCTCGGTTCGATGCTTCTGCTCGGCATAGAGCAGCGCGACTATCCCAATGTTCAGGGTGTTCTGTTTGTATCGACGCTTCTGGTGCTGCTGGTCGGCTTTGCCGCAGATCTCCTGCAACGACTGATTGACCCGCGCTTGCGCCAGCGGTCTGCGGGAGATCGTGCATGA